From Paucidesulfovibrio gracilis DSM 16080, a single genomic window includes:
- a CDS encoding pentapeptide repeat-containing protein, with the protein MPFSKHDLYEDQTVTQVTCTGPLQDTSFYGCTFQNCSFQSCRLVNCRFEDCTFAQCNLALAVIDGTTFANAEFQDCKLLGINWSPVGGFFTARYKGCAMENNVFADLGLAEFSFTSCSLLNASFFNTRLTRAVFEDCDLAGCRFTDADLSFADFKTARNYHINAETNTLHKTIFSMPEAVSLLSNLDIVLDEEWA; encoded by the coding sequence ATGCCTTTTTCCAAGCATGATCTATACGAGGATCAAACCGTTACCCAGGTAACCTGCACGGGTCCGCTTCAGGACACATCCTTTTACGGCTGCACCTTTCAGAACTGTTCTTTTCAATCCTGCCGTCTGGTGAACTGCCGGTTTGAGGATTGCACCTTTGCGCAATGCAATCTTGCACTGGCCGTAATCGACGGGACGACCTTCGCCAATGCGGAATTTCAGGACTGCAAGCTTCTGGGGATCAACTGGTCCCCGGTAGGCGGATTCTTCACGGCCCGATACAAGGGCTGCGCTATGGAGAACAACGTCTTTGCGGATTTGGGGCTTGCGGAATTCAGCTTTACGTCGTGCTCGCTCCTGAACGCCTCCTTCTTCAACACGCGGCTCACCCGGGCCGTGTTCGAGGACTGCGACCTGGCGGGCTGCCGGTTCACGGACGCGGACCTGAGCTTTGCGGACTTCAAAACCGCCCGCAACTATCACATCAACGCTGAAACCAACACGCTGCACAAAACGATATTTTCCATGCCCGAGGCGGTTTCCCTGCTCTCCAACCTGGACATTGTCCTGGATGAGGAGTGGGCCTGA
- a CDS encoding nitroreductase family protein, whose protein sequence is MDVFEAMHTRRSIRKYTDEPVSDETVRELLGAAMMAPSAGNAQAWQFVVIRDRALLERVKEFSPYAGMAAGAPLGILVCGDTSLEKYPGYWVQDCSAAMQNLLLAVHAKGLGAVWTGVHPIADREAGFRAMCGLPDNVKPLGFAVIGHPAQERRSEDRFNPERVHWDGYGKVRG, encoded by the coding sequence ATGGATGTTTTTGAAGCCATGCATACCCGGCGCAGCATTCGGAAGTATACGGACGAGCCCGTGAGCGACGAGACCGTGCGGGAGCTTTTGGGGGCCGCGATGATGGCTCCGTCGGCAGGCAATGCCCAGGCCTGGCAGTTCGTGGTGATTCGTGATCGCGCCCTGCTGGAGCGAGTCAAGGAATTCAGCCCCTATGCGGGCATGGCCGCGGGTGCTCCCCTGGGCATCCTCGTGTGCGGCGACACATCCCTGGAAAAATATCCGGGCTATTGGGTGCAGGATTGTTCCGCAGCCATGCAGAACCTGCTCTTGGCGGTTCATGCCAAGGGATTGGGGGCGGTCTGGACAGGGGTACACCCCATCGCCGACCGCGAAGCCGGGTTTCGGGCCATGTGCGGCCTGCCGGATAATGTGAAGCCTCTCGGGTTTGCCGTAATCGGCCACCCGGCCCAGGAGCGCCGGAGCGAGGACCGCTTCAATCCCGAGCGCGTGCATTGGGACGGGTACGGCAAGGTCCGGGGTTGA
- a CDS encoding winged helix-turn-helix transcriptional regulator, whose translation MSVPTGQCPLKKLGDRSYHCTFELTLQIIGGKWKPMILYHLGCDGVHRFSELRRALNGITQKMLTQQLRELEADGMVHREVYPQVPPKVEYSLTPMGRTIMPVLRQLCAWGSEYERLAAQQEQAHLQAS comes from the coding sequence ATGAGCGTTCCCACCGGGCAATGCCCGCTCAAAAAACTGGGGGACCGCAGTTACCACTGCACCTTTGAACTGACCCTGCAAATCATCGGGGGAAAGTGGAAGCCCATGATCCTGTATCACCTGGGTTGCGACGGGGTGCACCGATTCAGCGAGCTGCGCCGCGCCCTGAACGGCATCACGCAAAAAATGCTCACCCAGCAACTACGCGAGTTGGAAGCCGACGGCATGGTTCACCGCGAGGTCTACCCCCAGGTGCCGCCCAAGGTGGAATACTCCCTCACGCCCATGGGCCGCACCATCATGCCCGTGCTCCGGCAATTGTGCGCATGGGGCAGCGAATACGAACGCCTGGCCGCCCAACAAGAGCAGGCCCACCTCCAGGCGTCCTGA